From the genome of Lotus japonicus ecotype B-129 chromosome 6, LjGifu_v1.2, one region includes:
- the LOC130725328 gene encoding uncharacterized protein LOC130725328, with protein MESANKVILKGLRKRCGESKGAWINEFPVVLWSYNTTPQSATGETPYRLVYGEDAMISLELSERTWRVAVFNEEENEANLKASLDLLPEAREDAHLREVVVKQRAGRGYNAKLVPQQIEEGDLVLRRKTRSFDDNKLTSNWEGPFRVLR; from the coding sequence ATGGAGTCTGCAAACAAGGTTATCTTGAAAGGACTCCGCAAGAGATGTGGAGAGTCTAAGGGTGCATGGATAAATGAGTTTCCAGTGGTTCTATGGTCTTATAACACGACTCCTCAGTCAGCAACTGGCGAGACACCTTATAGGCTAGTCTATGGGGAGGATGCCATGATATCATTAGAACTAAGTGAAAGGACTTGGCGGGTGGCAGTCTTCAACGAAGAGGAAAATGAAGCCAACTTGAAGGCGAGTTTGGACCTCCTACCTGAGGCTCGAGAAGATGCTCACTTAAGGGAAGTTGTTGTGAAACAGCGGGCAGGCAGGGGATACAACGCAAAGCTTGTTCCGCAACAAATTGAAGAAGGTGATTTGGTTTTACGGCGAAAAACGAGGTCGTTTGATGACAACAAGCTCACCTCGAACTGGGAAGGACCGTTTAGAGTCCTGAGATAG